In Acidimicrobiia bacterium, one genomic interval encodes:
- a CDS encoding M50 family metallopeptidase, which yields MIGGLIVLFGIITMVMVHEGGHFIAAKATGMKATEFFFGFGPKLWSFRKGETEYGVKAIPLGGYVRIIGMNPYEEVAAEDFGRTYREKPFWQKSIVVLAGVASHFVVAFLLFFLVASVIGTGAATTTVMAVQPTLEGGAATPAAMAGIRSGDRIVSIDGMAVDTWPGLVDVIAAHPGDTVDLVVERDGVQLQLEATLASVPDGDGGTRGFLGVEPVRRTVRVGPIEGIGHSASAIGEATVLSAQGLWSLVSGFGDLVAATISGDTDRINERRPASPIGLIRIGAETQQFGLSFTLELVALINIFVGLFNVIPVYPLDGGHFSVALYEKVRGRPADVRKLAPIAAVVVLFMVLLGVLAIYLDIADPFRLQ from the coding sequence GTGATCGGCGGCCTCATCGTCCTGTTCGGAATCATCACCATGGTGATGGTCCACGAGGGTGGGCACTTCATCGCTGCCAAGGCGACGGGAATGAAGGCGACCGAGTTCTTCTTCGGCTTCGGACCGAAGCTGTGGTCCTTCCGCAAGGGTGAGACCGAGTACGGGGTGAAGGCGATCCCGCTCGGCGGGTACGTGCGCATCATCGGCATGAACCCCTACGAGGAGGTCGCGGCCGAGGACTTCGGCCGCACCTATCGCGAGAAGCCGTTCTGGCAGAAGTCGATCGTGGTGCTCGCCGGCGTGGCCAGCCACTTCGTGGTGGCCTTCTTGCTCTTCTTCCTGGTCGCCTCGGTGATCGGAACGGGAGCGGCGACGACCACCGTGATGGCGGTGCAACCGACGCTCGAGGGTGGGGCAGCCACCCCGGCAGCGATGGCCGGCATCAGGAGCGGCGACCGCATCGTGTCGATCGATGGCATGGCCGTCGACACCTGGCCAGGGCTGGTCGATGTCATCGCCGCCCATCCCGGCGACACGGTGGACCTGGTCGTGGAGCGCGACGGCGTTCAGCTGCAGCTCGAGGCGACGCTGGCGTCGGTTCCCGACGGCGACGGCGGTACCCGCGGCTTTCTCGGTGTCGAGCCGGTGAGGAGGACCGTGCGAGTGGGGCCGATCGAGGGGATCGGCCACTCCGCCTCGGCCATCGGGGAGGCAACCGTGCTCTCCGCCCAGGGCTTATGGAGCCTGGTGTCGGGTTTCGGCGATCTGGTGGCCGCCACGATCTCGGGTGACACCGACCGCATCAACGAGCGGCGCCCTGCCAGCCCGATCGGGCTGATCCGCATCGGGGCGGAAACCCAGCAGTTCGGCCTCTCGTTCACGCTCGAACTGGTTGCCCTCATCAACATCTTCGTCGGGCTCTTCAACGTGATCCCGGTGTATCCGCTCGACGGCGGTCACTTTTCGGTGGCGCTCTATGAGAAGGTCCGCGGCCGGCCCGCCGATGTGAGGAAGCTCGCTCCGATCGCCGCGGTCGTGGTGCTCTTCATGGTCCTGCTCGGGGTGCTCGCCATCTACCTCGACATCGCCGACCCGTTCCGCCTCCAATGA
- the ispG gene encoding flavodoxin-dependent (E)-4-hydroxy-3-methylbut-2-enyl-diphosphate synthase produces the protein MIERRKTRGLMVGKVAVGGGAPVTVQSMTTTKTADVDGTLAQVYALAGAGADIVRITCNDADAAAGLAEIVPRSPVPIIADIHFQYRLALAALEAGVDGLRLNPGNIRNPAHIKEVAIAARERGVPIRVGVNAGSLDKDLLAKHGAPVPEALVESALHEIRLLEEVDFHDIKISVKHSHVPSMVDSYRLLADRIDYPLHLGVTEAGPPPSGLMKSVAGIATLLLEGIGDTIRFSLTADPVEEAEAGRKLLEQLGLRERASLDLIACPSCGRAEIDVVAVAAEAMRRLEAEKLPIQVAVMGCVVNGPGEAREADIGIAAGRGKGHLFIKGNVVRVVPEAEMVDALVDEARKLVAEGVDARLAAADVGAGELAEQTARELLEFQGDANQVAELRERVAKVARGE, from the coding sequence ATGATCGAGCGCCGCAAGACCCGTGGCCTGATGGTGGGCAAGGTGGCCGTCGGCGGGGGAGCCCCGGTGACGGTTCAGTCGATGACGACCACGAAGACCGCCGATGTCGATGGCACCCTTGCGCAGGTGTACGCGCTGGCCGGGGCAGGCGCCGACATCGTTCGGATCACCTGTAACGACGCCGACGCCGCAGCTGGTCTGGCCGAAATCGTGCCGCGATCGCCGGTGCCCATCATCGCCGACATCCACTTCCAGTACCGGCTGGCGCTGGCTGCCCTCGAGGCGGGGGTCGACGGTCTCCGGCTCAATCCCGGGAACATCCGCAACCCGGCGCACATCAAGGAGGTGGCGATCGCCGCCCGCGAGCGGGGGGTGCCCATCCGGGTCGGGGTGAACGCCGGTTCCCTCGACAAGGATCTGCTCGCGAAGCATGGTGCGCCCGTTCCCGAGGCGCTGGTGGAGTCCGCCCTCCACGAGATCAGGCTGCTCGAGGAGGTCGATTTCCACGACATCAAGATCTCTGTGAAACACAGCCATGTGCCTTCGATGGTCGATTCGTATCGGCTGCTCGCCGACCGGATCGACTACCCGCTCCACCTCGGGGTCACCGAAGCCGGCCCCCCGCCGTCGGGGCTGATGAAGTCGGTCGCCGGGATCGCCACCCTGCTGCTCGAAGGAATCGGCGACACCATCCGGTTCTCACTCACCGCCGACCCGGTCGAGGAGGCGGAGGCCGGCAGGAAGCTCCTCGAGCAATTGGGGCTCCGCGAGCGGGCGAGCCTCGACCTGATCGCCTGCCCGTCGTGCGGACGGGCCGAGATCGACGTGGTGGCGGTGGCAGCCGAGGCGATGCGGCGCCTCGAAGCCGAGAAGCTGCCGATCCAGGTGGCGGTGATGGGTTGTGTGGTGAACGGCCCCGGGGAGGCCCGCGAGGCCGATATCGGGATCGCCGCCGGCCGGGGCAAGGGCCACCTGTTCATCAAGGGAAACGTGGTTCGGGTGGTCCCGGAAGCAGAAATGGTGGATGCCCTTGTCGACGAGGCGCGCAAGCTGGTTGCAGAGGGGGTCGACGCCCGGCTGGCGGCCGCAGACGTCGGAGCCGGGGAACTCGCTGAGCAGACCGCTCGCGAGCTGCTCGAGTTCCAGGGCGATGCGAATCAGGTGGCCGAGTTGCGAGAACGCGTGGCGAAGGTGGCGCGGGGGGAGTAG
- a CDS encoding DsrE/DsrF/DrsH-like family protein, translated as MTTAAEARRLIANAGHDARTRRLAMVASKGTLDQAYPPLILATTAVSLGWEAGIYFTFYGLDILHEKRTSRLKVASLANPSGPIRVPNLLGALPGATRAATTMMRRWMRRSNMPTVGEFLEMAQSQGVRLFACSTTMGVMGVEESDLIPGCEIAGAAAFLDFAADADVQLFV; from the coding sequence ATGACGACCGCGGCAGAGGCGCGACGCCTCATCGCCAATGCCGGCCACGATGCCAGGACCCGTCGACTCGCCATGGTCGCCTCCAAGGGCACGCTCGACCAGGCGTACCCACCGTTGATCCTCGCCACGACGGCGGTGAGCCTCGGGTGGGAGGCAGGAATCTACTTCACCTTCTACGGACTCGACATCCTCCACGAGAAGCGCACTTCGCGCCTCAAGGTGGCATCGCTTGCCAACCCGTCGGGCCCGATTCGGGTGCCCAACCTCCTCGGGGCCCTTCCGGGGGCGACAAGGGCGGCGACGACGATGATGCGCCGGTGGATGCGGCGATCCAACATGCCGACCGTGGGCGAGTTCCTCGAGATGGCCCAGAGCCAAGGGGTCCGCCTCTTCGCCTGCTCCACCACGATGGGCGTGATGGGCGTCGAGGAGTCCGACCTCATCCCCGGGTGTGAGATCGCCGGCGCCGCAGCCTTCCTCGACTTCGCCGCCGACGCCGACGTTCAGCTGTTCGTGTAG
- a CDS encoding sulfurtransferase TusA family protein, with amino-acid sequence MTDTDTTTGDPEAAVTLDTSGLLCPLPVYKAALALKSLEPGQVLELICTDRGSLEDIPAMARQRGDILTRSDDRGGTQVFWIEKGAGR; translated from the coding sequence ATGACCGACACCGACACCACCACCGGCGATCCCGAGGCTGCCGTCACCCTCGATACCAGCGGGCTGCTGTGCCCGCTCCCCGTGTACAAGGCGGCCCTGGCCCTCAAGAGCCTGGAGCCGGGACAGGTGCTCGAGCTCATCTGCACCGACCGCGGGTCCCTCGAGGACATCCCCGCCATGGCCCGACAGCGCGGCGACATTCTGACCCGCTCCGACGACCGCGGGGGCACCCAGGTGTTCTGGATCGAGAAGGGGGCGGGACGATGA
- a CDS encoding cysteine synthase family protein codes for MTAQISTTDRSLRRYEDVRHMLPGPDNPTPLVRLGRIAPAGMRLYLKLEWLNPFGSIKDRAAAHLIAGLAARGELEGREIVEASSGNTGIALAALASLAGCRLTVTIPDGVPEEKKVLLRMLGAEVWETPDDLCPVDHPKDGAIALARSIAASDDRFVMTDQYGNPDNVAAHYETTGPEIWAQTEGRVRVFVAGLGTGGTLTGVGRFLKEQDPTIRVIGVEPQPGHRLPGLKSLAESAEPAIFDRSVVDEMIRVDDGPAYDTTRRIYREEALTVGPSTGAIVHAALQGFADAEGMVVGVSPDSGLKYASYFAEILGDEGLPTV; via the coding sequence ATGACTGCACAGATCAGCACCACCGACCGCAGTCTGCGTCGCTACGAGGACGTGCGCCACATGCTGCCCGGCCCCGACAACCCGACGCCTCTCGTCCGCCTCGGGCGCATCGCCCCGGCCGGCATGCGGCTCTATCTGAAGCTCGAATGGCTGAACCCGTTCGGGTCGATCAAGGACCGCGCCGCCGCCCACCTCATCGCCGGCCTCGCCGCCCGCGGCGAGCTGGAGGGCCGCGAGATCGTCGAGGCGTCGTCGGGGAACACCGGCATCGCCCTCGCCGCCCTCGCCTCGCTGGCCGGGTGCCGCCTCACCGTGACCATCCCCGACGGGGTCCCCGAGGAGAAGAAGGTGCTGCTGCGCATGCTCGGCGCCGAGGTGTGGGAGACCCCCGACGACCTGTGCCCCGTCGACCACCCCAAAGACGGCGCCATCGCCCTCGCCCGGTCGATTGCCGCCTCCGACGACCGGTTCGTGATGACCGACCAGTACGGCAACCCGGACAACGTCGCCGCCCACTACGAGACCACCGGACCGGAGATCTGGGCGCAGACCGAGGGGCGGGTGCGGGTGTTTGTCGCCGGCCTCGGCACCGGGGGCACCCTGACCGGAGTCGGCCGGTTCCTGAAGGAACAGGACCCCACGATCCGGGTCATCGGCGTCGAGCCGCAGCCGGGGCACCGGCTCCCCGGCCTCAAGTCGCTCGCCGAATCGGCCGAGCCGGCCATCTTCGACCGCAGCGTGGTCGACGAGATGATCCGGGTCGACGACGGGCCCGCCTACGACACCACCCGGCGCATCTACCGGGAGGAGGCGCTCACCGTCGGCCCCTCCACGGGGGCCATCGTCCACGCCGCCCTCCAGGGATTCGCCGACGCCGAGGGCATGGTCGTCGGCGTCTCCCCCGACTCCGGGCTCAAATACGCGAGCTACTTCGCGGAGATTCTCGGAGACGAGGGCCTTCCTACCGTCTGA
- a CDS encoding proline--tRNA ligase, with amino-acid sequence MRWSRAFIPTLREDPTDAESANHRLLVRGGFIRRLMAGSWSLLPLGKRVADKVERIIREEMNRIGGQEMLLPVVHPADPWKKTGRWDDVEGIVVKFQDRKESDLLLAITHEEIFTLIAAELSSYRQLPQLWYHLQTKFRDEPRPRGGLLRVREFTMKDSYSFDVDRAGLDVQFEAHRGAYSRIFERLGLEVIPVQASSGTMGGKESVEFMVESEAGEDDIVVCPNCGYAANTERATSGAPPVEDEPWEGEPAEFDTPGIRTIAALADAFDFASPEQQIKTLAYVVGGELTLILLPGHHELMEQKLIDGLGTFDLRPAHDDEIVAALGAHPGSLGAVGVRHLRVIADPALRGRFNMVTGANRDDWHLRGVDVERDIAVDQWLGVRLTKLGDPCIECGSPVQVLRSIEVGHIFKLGTKYAEALGARVVDEQGEERVIWMGSYGIGVGRSVAAIVESSFDDKGIVWPTAMAPYEAVVTVIKMDDVPTVAAADAIYQGLGDAGIDVIIDDREERPGVKFADAELIGIPYRVTVGPKGLASGTVEITRRRDGVTESVPVDQAVATVAKAVLAERR; translated from the coding sequence ATGCGATGGTCACGCGCCTTCATTCCCACGCTTCGGGAGGATCCGACCGACGCCGAGTCGGCCAATCACCGGTTGCTGGTGCGCGGCGGCTTCATTCGGCGGCTGATGGCGGGGTCGTGGTCGCTGTTGCCGCTCGGCAAGCGGGTCGCCGACAAGGTGGAGCGGATCATCCGCGAGGAGATGAATCGCATCGGCGGCCAGGAGATGCTGCTCCCGGTGGTACACCCCGCCGATCCCTGGAAGAAGACCGGCCGCTGGGACGACGTCGAGGGCATCGTGGTGAAGTTCCAGGATCGCAAGGAGAGCGATCTGCTCCTGGCGATCACCCACGAGGAGATCTTCACGCTGATCGCCGCGGAGCTCTCGTCGTACCGGCAGCTCCCGCAGCTCTGGTACCACCTGCAGACCAAGTTCCGTGACGAGCCCCGGCCCAGGGGAGGCCTCCTCCGGGTACGCGAATTCACCATGAAGGATTCGTACTCCTTCGATGTCGACCGGGCGGGCCTCGACGTGCAATTCGAGGCGCACCGCGGTGCCTACTCGAGGATCTTCGAGCGTCTCGGGCTGGAGGTGATCCCGGTGCAAGCCTCGTCGGGGACGATGGGCGGCAAGGAGTCGGTCGAGTTCATGGTGGAGAGCGAGGCCGGCGAGGACGACATCGTGGTGTGCCCCAACTGCGGGTACGCCGCCAACACCGAACGGGCCACATCGGGGGCCCCGCCCGTCGAGGACGAGCCGTGGGAGGGTGAGCCGGCGGAGTTCGATACCCCGGGGATCCGGACTATCGCAGCCCTGGCCGACGCCTTCGACTTCGCCTCCCCCGAGCAGCAGATCAAGACGCTTGCCTACGTCGTCGGGGGCGAGCTGACGCTGATCCTGCTTCCCGGGCACCACGAGTTGATGGAACAGAAGCTGATCGACGGCCTGGGGACGTTCGATCTCCGTCCCGCCCACGACGACGAGATCGTCGCCGCCCTCGGTGCCCACCCCGGCAGCCTGGGTGCTGTTGGAGTCCGCCACCTCCGGGTTATCGCCGACCCGGCACTGCGGGGACGCTTCAACATGGTGACCGGGGCCAACCGAGACGACTGGCACCTGCGCGGCGTAGACGTGGAGCGGGACATTGCAGTCGACCAGTGGCTCGGCGTACGGCTCACGAAGCTCGGGGACCCATGCATTGAGTGCGGGTCGCCCGTGCAGGTGCTCCGTTCCATCGAGGTGGGCCACATCTTCAAACTCGGCACCAAGTACGCCGAGGCGCTCGGGGCGCGCGTTGTCGACGAGCAGGGCGAGGAGCGCGTCATCTGGATGGGGTCGTACGGCATCGGCGTCGGCCGCAGCGTGGCGGCGATCGTCGAATCGTCTTTCGACGACAAGGGGATCGTCTGGCCGACGGCGATGGCCCCGTACGAGGCGGTGGTGACCGTGATCAAGATGGACGACGTCCCCACCGTGGCGGCGGCAGATGCGATCTATCAGGGGTTGGGGGACGCGGGCATCGATGTGATCATCGACGACCGTGAGGAACGGCCCGGGGTGAAATTCGCCGACGCAGAACTGATCGGCATCCCGTATCGTGTGACCGTCGGCCCCAAGGGCCTGGCCTCCGGAACGGTGGAGATCACCCGACGGAGGGACGGTGTCACCGAGTCGGTGCCCGTCGACCAGGCC